A region of the Oceanihabitans sp. IOP_32 genome:
TCTAATCCCATCGCATAGGCACCATTTATTGTGGCGGCATTTAGGGCTTCCTCTGGGGTCATTCTCATTTTAATACAGGCTGTAGAAATCACAAAATTCATGTTTCCAGATGGTGTTGAGCCCGGGTTGTAATCGGTTGCTAAGGCTAAAGGTAAACCCGCATCAATCATTTTTCTGGCAGGTGTGTAGGGAATACTTAAAAAGTAAGAGCAACTAGGTAACGCCACCGGCATGGTTGTTGTATTTTGAAGCGCAGTGATATCTTCATCGCGCATAATCTCTAAATGATCTACAGATAAGGCCTGGTGTTTTACACCAACTTGTACGCCACCAATAGCATTAAATTGGTTAACGTGTATTTTAGGTATTAAGCCGTGTTTTTTGCCAGCTTCTAAAATGAGTGCGGTGTCTTCCACAGAGAAATAGCCCGTTTCACAAAAAATATCGACATATTCTGCGAGTTTTTCCGAGGCAATTTTGGGCATTACGTCATCAATTAACATTTTAAGATAAGCCGCTTTATCATTTTTATAATCTTTAGGAACAGCATGCGCCCCTAAGAAAGTGGCTTTTATCTCAATGGGATAGTTTTCTTTTAAGCGTTTAATTACACGAAGCATTTTTAATTCGGCATCGGCCGTTAAGCCGTAACCCGATTTAATTTCGACCGCTCCTGTGCCCAATTGCATCACTTCTTCTAAACGGATTTTACTCTGATTGTACAGATCATCTTCTGAAGCTTCTTGAAGTGTTTTAGCAGAATTTAAAATACCGCCACCTTTATTAGCTATATCTTTATAAGACAAGCCGTTAATTCTATCTACAAATTCACCTTCACGATTTCCAGCATAAACAATATGCGTATGCGAATCGCACCAAGAGGGCAGTATCATTTTCCCTGTGGCATCGATTATCGTATCGAATGTCGTTTTCGGACAATCGTTCATGTGTCCATAATCTGAAATTAATCCGTCTTCAAGCACTAAAAAAGCATTTTTAATGGTTGGTAAAATTTTCATATCTGCACCAGAAATAAAATCGATGTGCTGGTCGCGAACTTGAATAAGTTCTTTTATGTTTTTAAATAAAGTCGTCATTAAAATAAATTGTTTAAAATGCTGTCTTCAACTAAATTGGGTAATGTTACTTTTAAATCTGGCCGGCGTTCCATTTCACGTTTTATAGCAAATAAAGCAGGTTCGTTTCTTGCCCAGCTTCGGCGTGCAATACCGTTATTTACATCGTAAAACAGCATGTTTTTTAAACGGGATTCCGCTTCGGGTGTACCATCTA
Encoded here:
- the hutI gene encoding imidazolonepropionase, coding for MTTLFKNIKELIQVRDQHIDFISGADMKILPTIKNAFLVLEDGLISDYGHMNDCPKTTFDTIIDATGKMILPSWCDSHTHIVYAGNREGEFVDRINGLSYKDIANKGGGILNSAKTLQEASEDDLYNQSKIRLEEVMQLGTGAVEIKSGYGLTADAELKMLRVIKRLKENYPIEIKATFLGAHAVPKDYKNDKAAYLKMLIDDVMPKIASEKLAEYVDIFCETGYFSVEDTALILEAGKKHGLIPKIHVNQFNAIGGVQVGVKHQALSVDHLEIMRDEDITALQNTTTMPVALPSCSYFLSIPYTPARKMIDAGLPLALATDYNPGSTPSGNMNFVISTACIKMRMTPEEALNAATINGAYAMGLETQVGSITRGKLANLILTKPINSYYFIPYAFGNHQIERVFLKGEAI